The stretch of DNA aagtTAGCAATTTTTATGTCAAAGCGCCTACTAAGAATGATAAATATTGTTGACACTGCAAAACCTTTTTTACGCAATCAATACATAGAAATTAAACTCCTCGAACAATATGTGTAACTACTTCAAAACTGCTTTTTACTAATTGATGAAAACCCTATGAAGCAATACTTACTACGTATGATAATTTTCAAAGAATAAAGAGAGAGAAATGAACCTCAGCTTTGGATTCAAGAGCGAGTCGAAAGAAAGCAGCAGAAACAAAGTGTTTTCCAACGGTTTCAGCCAATTTAATCTGAGAAAGCCAATAAGATGAAGTCTCCAGCCTATCAAATCTGCATTTACTGCAATTTACAGCACTGTAAAAAGGGGTGCTACCAGAAAGTCTAGGCTTCACCAAATTAGGCGATTTTTTCACTGGAGTTTGAGGCTCAACAGCATCTCTGTTTTCTTGGAAACAGacacttttctttctttgtctTACTATGTTTTCTTCAGTAGATTTCTTGGCAGTTTCAATCACTGGATTTGTAGCAGAATCAGTTAAAGATTGAGTCTTTTTTGGTGATTTGCATGGTTTTTGAGAAACCCCAGATGAAGCTTTTGCCACGGGCTTTTTTGATACTGTCTTTGTTGGTACATTTGGGTTTCTAACTGTACCAAAAACTCTGTTTTGCCTGCAAAAATAGATATGCTAACTTAGAGGCGGTTTCCGTATTTATATTTGTTGCGTTCAACCTTTAAAGTCTTCCGATTGAACCTATTAAACATTTGATATTATGAGTTCGaaatttaatatttgttgaaattttaTAATACTTATATAGAAATTTGATATTGAGTTCGGTTGAACATGTAGCAAATATGTTATAGAAACTGAAAAaagtttcagttttttttaaattaCCTGGGAATGGATGGTTCCTTGGATTGGGTTTTCGGTGCTCTGGAGATGTTTTTGTTAAATCTTGATTTCACGGGTAGAACTTTACCTGTGAATATGTATTACTATATCAGACAAACATATTAAGAataaaccaagaaaaataaatgGGGTAGTGAAATTTGAACAAGAACGTGGGTAGTTACCTGGAAATGGTGTGGGATGAAGATCCATAATTGTTAGCAAATAGAGTTGAATCAAATTTTCGCAGTCCTTTGTTGTTAATAtttatttggatttggatttggaatttTAGTGTCagtaaaagtatttttcttttcgtTTTGAAGTTCAAATGTTGATCAAAAGCGGGAACAGGTTTAAAGTCTGAGTAAGGCGCGGTTACTGCAGACGCTCCTCATTAGTTTATAACTAAGGCCCAATTGGGCGAAATCAGCACGTCGATCTCACAGGTCTGAAAAGGGCGAAGTACACTAGTAGTCGCcttatatttaaaagatattcATAATTTACGACGTATTTAAAGATTAGTAAATTCTGAATTTTTGAGCTACTAATTTAAAattaaggactaagtgtcctaaattcTAAACTGTCAATTTAAAATTCAGGATATAAGATTCAAATTTCTGAATACAGTTTTTGAACTTTGGGACTCGATGTCCTGAAGTTTCAACTTTGAGATATAAATTTCAGGACGCTTCATCCTGAAGTTTTGGCGAATGAgctaatatttaaatatataataaaatgtgaatatattttaaactgAATGCTTAAAAATGGCTACCTGATGTCATTTGCATGTTTGAAAAAGATAAAATTGTtgttcaatattttttttttgtaaaaagaaTTAATAAATGTTTAGAATGTAGCAATATTTGTGCAAAGTTTAGTCGTGTTAACAACACAGCAATCATATCAAATGGTCAATCGAGTTTTTATTCATTTAACATTACTTTCTGAACCTCGTCTGTCTTCTTACAAAATTGAGTTAGTCtagaaggtgattttggaatcTTGCCAGAAGATAAATTATGTTGACTGATTAGGGCAcataaatgtatatttttagtcattctaaaaaataatagccgataatatatatatatatatatatatatatatatatatatatatatatatatatatatatatatattatcgatTATTATTGACTAACAAATGCAATTCCATCAACCGATCAATTTTGTATTTTCTCCGCCTGCTTTAAGGAGGGCTGTCTTGGATTGCACGCACAATTGGTCTATCAAAACATTATACAAATAACCAACTTGATTAGAAGTTTCCTAACCCTTTCAGATGGTGCTTACTTCAAAAGAGCGGCTACAAATAGCAAAGGACAAGCACTTAAATTTGACTAAAAAGATGGAAATGTTACTTTCAAGAATATACTGTAAAACAGTTTGTGTTCCCATTCATTTGGGGTTCCTTCTATTTTTAGCCATGCACTAGTCTTCTCAAATCATATTTCAAAAGGGTCTTATTAAATCTTAATCTCAAAACTAAAAACTACCATTAAAAGTAAATCAAAACCGGAGAATCCCTATTCCAGAATACCACCGGCGGAGCTACATTGAACCAAGGGGTGTCAAGCGACACTCGTTCGCCATAAAATTATACTATATtgctagatatttttttttaatgtatatttattatacgttgactttttttgaatttttgatatatctaattatttatattttgatactcattgatgaaaattctggctccgctaCCGCAGAATATCCAACAAGGATTTTGATAGTTGGAAGAGAGATGGCAGAAGCGAGATTTGTTTTGCGTAAAAAAGAAGGGTAAATTATATTAAACGGCCCTGTAATATGATTCAGTTTCAGATACACCCCATGTATTTAAAATCAAACACTCACACCTCATATACTATGAAAATCTTATATTTACACCCCTGTGAGGTAAATAGGTAACTAAGTATATTAAAATAACTAtaaaagataaattaaaaccTAAACTTCTTCTTTAAAttccataaaaataaatatgtaaaaactttttatatataatttttattcatcttttaataattattttgatAAACTTAGTTACAGATTTACCTCACGGGGAGTGTAAGTGTAGGCTTTTCATTACGAGTGTCAATGAGTATTTAAATACCGACTAAACCGATCGAACCGTACCTAATAGAATtcgagggtccaccaaactatatagagaaccagatTCTTTATTAGTTTCCACAGATTACACGAACACAACAGAAAATAAATAACACTGAGAGTTTTTGCGTGGAAAATTTccagctcaacgggattaaaaaccacgacctacccttgtaggatttcaacttcactactgagcaactttcAGATTACAAGCTatgcaacctaggaattaacctcttaacccctcactaacttgtaacatactattacaagccactttgtaataactctattacaaagactttacaacttgactaactctaaccaagacacaaacacaagggtttatgatttacaaagggttTCTTACGGAATGcttctaaacaagctaagtaggaattacaattgaAGAGCTATTgcaaagttacaactcaactaaggataTACAATAACTTAATATGGGGAACTGGTCCATAgtagtgttgttctttgttcttgatgcacttgagaatcATTTTCTTGATGATCAATCACAGTAAGTGGCTTgagtaaattctctaagtgtacaagtgatttgttttaccttccttgatgttaataatgcatttgtgacatcactaggatgatgtaagcaaggtaggtaaaagatactccccataaagttgactgctgcacTGTTTCTACACTGTAACGTGTGTAGGCAACAACTTTACAGTTGGGGCAGTTGACTTGTGCAGTTTCCTCGGAAAACGGTAGCTATCTGTTCCCTCTGTTAttcctttgactctgaagagttgaaccatATCCCAAGCTGGAATCTTTtgatcttaaggtcttgagaatctgtaacaggttccttatctggttcttgacagtaagtttgttagatcatcaaaatagtTGTCTTGTGCATTTTCCTCGGGAAACGGTTGctatctgttccctctgttgttcctttgactctgaagagttgaaccatATCCCAAGCTAGAATCTTTtgatcttaaggtcttgagaatgtgtaacaggttccttatttggttcttgacagtaagtttgttagatcatcaaaacataacagggaTATACATATAGCGtatcaatttccccctttttgatgatgacaaacttataattcaaGTTCCCCCTAAGAACCATCATTTCCTGAATTCCCCCTGAATCTTTTTCCCATCCCTGTTCCCCCTGAATTATTTTTCcctccttttggcatcataaaaagattagtAACATGCTTATAGTAAAAAGAAGTCTAGCTTTAGTTAACTCATGCTACTTGTATGCACACAACATGACTAAAAACAGAGCATAAAGACAAGGCATATACAACAAAAAGGGAAAAGCTTCCATTAACAATTTGGATTTGAAAACAGGGAGCAAAGTCAATGTTACTGACAACCATCCACAATTCAGAACAACAAAAACAAATACCACAAACATCATAAAAAAAACTAATCATAGGAAACTAATACTTAAGACTTGACACTGAGGGGACACTGTTTAGGGAGAACTGGAAGGAGAGGGCTTAGAGGCAGAGGCAAGGGTTTGGAGGATGAGATCCATTTGAGCATTCGCCGGCATTTACTCATTGAGCAGTTTCTGTTTCATGTCCTCTACCTTTTTCTTGAGCTCAATATTCTCCTTGGTCAGATGGGCAACCTCTTCACTTTGAGAGATACTGGAACTAGGTGCCTCCTGAAGCTGACTCAACAGACTCTCAAGAATAGCATACATTGCTTTCAACTGCCTTATCTCAGCAGTAACACTGTTCTGAGCATTGATCAACTGAGAAATGGTAGAAGTGCTTCAAACTCCTCCAGCCCTATCAATGCACTCACATTCTTCCAGAGTGGACTTGGAGAAAGTTTGCTTCTTAGTGCCCACTTTAGCTTGTCCCAGAGGAACCTTGAAGTACTCAAAGACCTTGGTGAGAAGGAACCCATAAggcagcccatgattaccatctTAAAATCTGCCACTTTCTGTATGTGCTCTATCATGATCCCAGGCAGGTTGATGGTAGTGAAGTTGtccagtgcttccatgaggaaCAGGTCTGCACGAGAAGTGATAGATCTTCAGCACGAGGGAGCAAGaccttgttcaccatctcaaaTAGCAGTTGGTACACTGGAAGAAGGGCCTTCTTCTGTACCCGTTCCCCTTGCTGAACTGCTCTGTCCTTCAAGATGACATTTCTGAAATTTTGAGAACAAGATCCCTGCACACTAGACAACCCTTCAGCAGGCACATCCATAATAGATCTCAACAAAGCAGAGTCCATTATCATATCAACTCCATTCACCAGCACGCAGATGTGATCATCCTCAACTTTGAAGAGGTCGGTATAGAAACTTTGAACTTCCTCCTCATACACCTTTGGAGCATCACTTGTGAACAAATATGTCCACTGTTGAAACTCACAAATTTCAACCAGCTGTCTCATACCAGCCTCCTCCAAAATATCAGGGACAAATGTGCGGCCCCATAGCACTTTTTGATTCCTCAACGTCTCTTTCCCAGCACTCTTTGGATCACCAACTTTGGCCTTCTTTGAGGAACCAAGTTACTCATTAGTATCAGCTTTTCTCTTAGCAGACTTGCGAACAGTTTTTCCTTTTTCATTAGACTTCATAGACTTTTCACCCAATTCTTCCATCACCCTGGCACCAGACTCTTCTACCAACTTATCACCAGATTCTTTCACCACATTTTCACTAGCGACAACATCATCAGACTTGTTCAGACTTTCAGCAGACACAGAAGATCCCCTTTTAGTCTTGGGGAGAACATGCTTCTATGAGTGCTTTCTAgtcaaggaaccaggttcctcttctACTTCATCATCCACATTCACAACTAGCACTGTCTTCTCGCTcacaactttcccatctttcactaATTTTCTTCTCCTTGACTTAGCTTGGATGTTCTTAAGCGCAGACATAAGAGCCTCCTTCCTTTGCAACCTTGTAGTAGGTTGCTTAGGATTAGACTCTTGAGCAACCATTGGTCTACGCCTAGTCAAGCTAGGAATTGGCATATTATCAGAATCCTCTTTACTTTCCCCAACTACTTCTTCAGAATCAGATCTCATCTCAGGCATGACTACAGACAAAGGCTCATCATCGagggtgggggggggggaggcagGATCAATACTGATCTAGGGCTTTTGAGAGGACCCCGAGTTAGATCCTCTGAGAAGGGATCAGGTCCCTCATTTGGAACCCCAGTAGTATTGTCCTGTGCTGATTGTTCAACAGGCACAAACTCTCTACCCTCTACCACAGTCTTAGACTCTTCCCCCTGAGCCTCAGACCCATCCACACTTCCTTCTATAACAACCCCTTCATTAGCTATAGATAACATGTTATCTGTTGCTTCTTTCTCTTGTAACTCCATTGAAAttacagaagaagaagaaggtgtaCCTGTAGGCTCAAGATTGGGAACTGAAGCATTCTTAAAACCAAAAGTTGGATCTATATTTAAGCCTTCATCCAAAGGAAGACTAGAGATTTCCTGATTCTCTTCTTCATCAACATGACCCTTTTTACCCAGTTTTTCTTGCAAGGCAGGAGGTGAGCTTGTAACCATAAATCTTTTAGGAGTTGAGATTTTGCGACTCCTATGAGAACCAGAACTCGATTGGATAGGAGAGGAGACGGAGTGTGAGGGTGACTCTGCCCTAGGGTTTTGGCTAGTGGTGGTATAGAGGGAGGAGTCTAATATCGGTGTTTGAATGGCTGAGGACGCAA from Nicotiana tomentosiformis chromosome 11, ASM39032v3, whole genome shotgun sequence encodes:
- the LOC104089956 gene encoding uncharacterized protein encodes the protein MDLHPTPFPGKVLPVKSRFNKNISRAPKTQSKEPSIPRQNRVFGTVRNPNVPTKTVSKKPVAKASSGVSQKPCKSPKKTQSLTDSATNPVIETAKKSTEENIVRQRKKSVCFQENRDAVEPQTPVKKSPNLVKPRLSGSTPFYSAVNCSKCRFDRLETSSYWLSQIKLAETVGKHFVSAAFFRLALESKAEPFRNIMLELKRYLRRHKHLSEGKEWKEVCFSYGILKDEGSSDDNIGNINKNKSNELECTIEKEEEEEESKDLNQEVTEDGVTQLGNELPFPL